aaaagccaccgaacaactcaggtctgacaatcccttcatttttcattatcccaaatccatcgggagttcgctcattaacatatacttaaataacaaaggggaagaagccggagtttacaagataccgtgtagcaattgtaatgacatttacataggcgagacaggtagattgctctctcaaagaataacagagcacaaaagatcagtacgttacgcttcggagagttcggggattttcctacatatcagaaatacaggacatgtcataaactggggtggggcggagttggttttcaaaagtagctgtccgtacaaaagaaagatgctggaatctgctatcatcaatcaaaccaacaatatgaacctgtcaggaggacattggaaatcggacgacatcgacgccttaatcctcagacccctcctgaagaagatgacccaagaaacgcgacctccagatccatcgccaaacgggagctaatgaggccaaaaaccactagggaattggtctctctcctccttcttaggaaacggtcaccgtcataccatcggagccttaaggccacacctttatgttttgtatatatacccttgtaacatttctctgtccatattctaccagtgaacagggcacagaagcaagtgcctgaaatatatggtttcaacgtttaaatagtgttttatgggcctttcttatattcatatatatatatatatatatatatatatatatatatatatatatatatatatatatatatatatatatatatataaccaggaaATGGTGAATTCCGTGATTGATAACTCATTCATCCCAGTCACAACTAGATCGTGAAACTCTGCCCCTATCAGGTTTTCTTGAGTCATTCAATTTGCAGCTTTTGAAGAGGCTAATGAGTCATCACCTGAGAAATTTTGTTCCTTaactttcttcccttcttttttccctttgctttcacAAAGCTGAGCTTAATGTGGGCACAGTTTGCCTGTCTTAGTCtcttagctttaaaaaaataagtaatgactAAGTACTTACCTTGAGGCAGCGCTTGTAATTTACAGGCTTTCTCAACTATTTAAGCGATAAACATGAGATATATGTTTAACTATTTTTGGTTAATTAGGTGTTAAGTTATCTATGACCCTTCAATAGACAATAAGAAAGCAAAATATACTAACCAATGCTCCTGAAACTTCTCTCTGGGACGAGATGCCATAGTCTGCTGAATGGTCAttaataatatcatcatttgGCTTTAAGATATTGGTAAGGCTTAGAGCAAAAAgtgttcattttaaatattaggaattaattttgcCCTGAATCGTCACAGCACATTCTCGGGTTACTTTGCCCAACTCTTCTTTTGACATGCACAACAGCTAGGTCCACAGGCTGATCATGTATATATTAAGTCagtgaagaactatgtgctggcctgtcagaaacaCATCCGCTGCAGGTGCAGATGTGTTGACGTCGGAAGTTTACACGGTTAAATACTGTgaggtatctgacgcatgcatttgtgctttcctgaccatgatcaggatttaagtgcatgAAGACAGTGCGAGTGAGTATGTGTGTGGCActactctctaatggtatattagcAGAGGAACAGGCGCTTCCGGGGAATTTCATATTGTGACTGGGTCCAATTTGTTAGTGGTGCAGTGCTGAAGGACCACCattggaaaatctgttatttgttgcCATAGAAGtcagtaccataactcatgaacgttatgtcttttccagacattatgtggaatacctagttgtgctgcagtgaaattcctgttTCCATTATGCAtcttcccattctgttctccactgtacatttttctgttttgaatattaatgttatttaacactatttcaggttttaatatatgatatgtttcttttaatatgaattctgggttcgtcctttgaggatgaatattttggaagaggTGTTTACTCTTTTACATActtatgacatttattgtggtctagaataattatgacctatttactttgtttgatgatcAGGGTGTTAGTCattagtattggttggtctagaatcattaatctgaatgtttgtgaatcagaatttcctctagggatgatttccatttatagggggtgaaattcactccatttcacgatcgtagcttttgctgaatcactttcgttaaatttacaaataaagtctagttttgtatatcagtgtttaattccagtaggcctttgtttgagaatagattcagtgagaaGAGACGacaagggagaaggaatttgctgacccagggatgggccaccgctaccagagagtgatagaaaagtaagatgattgatgctgttcttaaaacgggTACAGCAATAGGAtatggccctatttgacctggggatagggtcattaacatatatgaaaggaGAGTGTTAATGGCAGATGTATTTATAGTAGTACCAGCAATGGTAGCAATGGTGCAAGTGATACTGATGATAGAGcaatagtgatgataatactaatgacAGTTACAGTGATAGTAGCATTAGTGATGCTAGCAGCCATAATAGTGCTAATGACAGTAGCAGTTATATATTTCTCCATTTGTATAAGTTTTGGTAATGCTAGTAGCAGTTAGTGATACTGATGACAGTAGTAGTTAATATTACTGATGGCAGTTTTAATGGTATTAGCTTATGTTTCACTAGTGGCGATGGTAGTGGTGTTGATAGTGTACGTATATAACAATTACCATTACTAGTACTACTTCCATTATTACCACTTACtacttagatttagccagccttgtgctggcacgggctcttgctttacATCAGCCCGTATATTACCACTTGATAAGAAGGATGTTGAATCCGCGAGACAAGCTAAGTTGTACATCCAAGAGATCAGGCAAAACAAACGAAATATTTATGTCCATTTCAGGTTTACAGCGAAATGATAAACTGCTGTGAAAATTTACATATGTTCATGTACCCTATCCAGTCTCTAAAAAAATAAGCACAGTTCCCTGAAagcattattttaaatgtttctacCAAAGCACAAAGCGATTGTTTTGCCTGATCTCTTGGATGTACAACTTAGCTTGTCTCGCGGATTCAACATTCTTCTTAACAGTGGTAATATACGGGCTGATgcaaagcaagagcccgtgccagcacaaggttgGCTAAATCTAAGTAGTAAGTGGTAATAATGATAGTAGTACTATACCTGCCACACGCTAAGTTGGCGGTGATGGTCCGCCCACTTCGTTAGTTCGAGTCCTTTCTTGTATATTCACAGAAAATAGTATGATATGATAGAATCCTCTTTCTATTACCTTATTAAGTGTTAATCATTGGAGAACTAgagttagaaatattttcatatcattaaaatGCTATTCGGAGTAGGGAAACCAGAAGCTTTATAAATTACAGGAAATCGAAGCCAAAGATAAAAACCTTTGTCGAATGTAAGCAATGCTTTATTTCGGAGCATTATGTTATATATGGATTCAATAAATCAAACAATGCAATCCAAGTTTCATGATAACTTATATGCTGTCGATTGCATACCTTTGAATATGCCGTATaattatatgaaacataaaacaCCACGAAATATGCCTGTTGGAAGTAGGGAGGAGGTGTACTGAGAGAAACAGCCGCTCAGCGATCACCTGATTTTGACAGCTCGCTCACCGTAGACAACTCGACTGATTAAGTCAGTGTTGCCATTTCTATAATTTGCTActtctgaaaattaatttatgaaatatcgGCAAAATTCGAGCGCCGGAATAATTTGCTATTTCTACAGAAACTCgtagaaatcgagagagagagagagagagagagagagagagagagagagagagagagagagagagagagagagagagagcgcttgacCCTCATCCTCCACCCACTATATTTTGCTACTGATACCTTTAAGTTTCACTGCGTTATAACCTGGTCTAACAGACTTTTAAGAATGGAAATTtgcttcaaatatatgtaaacatgcttaggtaaaataaacatacatcttGATACATTAACATTTAATTgattcaacaaaagaaaatacattaatcaATCATTGGATaggctacatcaaacaataacttgaaataacaaaatcattcatcatCGCTTTCCGACTCCTCACTGTCACTGGTGATGTTTATAATCAATTTCTCAGTTAGATGGTCACGTGCTATATCCCTTTTCCTATAAATATCCTCCACTTCTCTTGCATGACGCATACGTGACTTCCAGTCTTCTGCTGTTACTCTGTCTATTGCACGTTTAGTTATACGTTCAACATTTGTCAAAGTCTGATTGGGATTTGAATTGCATTTCTTaacctcattttttacttgtgccCAAATCAATTCTATCGGATTGAACTCGCAGTGATAAGGAGGAAGTCTGAGTACCTCATGGCCAGCATCTCTAGCGATTTTGCCAATTTCATACTCCTGGAGGTACTTGTGCTGCTTTACCACATGTAGAAGTTCGGTTTTGGTATAGGAAGGGTCATGAGCTATATTGTGGTTAGTTAACCAGGAGACAATATCCGATTTCCTTGAACTGCTGACAGGTGCTTTGTTCAATATTTTTGAATGATATGAAGCATTATCTAGGACAATGAGCGACCTAGCGGGAATGTTTACCAGTAGCTGTGTTTGAAACCATGACAGGAAGCATGTATGATTCATACTATCATGGTAGTCACCCTTATTACCATTTTTCGATCGGAAAAATAGCAATCCTCCTGGTACGAATCCATATTCTCCACCAGCATGCACTATGATAAATATAGCTCCTTTACCCGTTTTCACTCGTGGACCAACAATTCCATCGGGTAGAGTCCAACATTTGTCCACACACTCATTTTGATTTACCCATGTCTCATCCAGATATATTTCCGGTCTTGGAGAATCGGATTTTCGGTTTTCATCAATAAGCCGTAGATATTTATTTCGGGCAAGAACAATATCGTTGCTTTCCATCAAGAGCTTCCTACCGCTTTCAACTTTCTTATAACGAAAGCCGAGTTCCTTAACAAGTTTGAGAAGGGACATATAAGCACCAGAGAAATTCAGAGGTGGCTTCTTCACCTTATCCAGCAGTTTTTCTATTGTTGGAATTTCACCTCTTTCATAGAAAGCCATTATCTCCTGACGTACACAGTCCTTATCAAAATAATCTAAGGCTCCCATTACTGGTGACTTTCTTGACCTAGGGGGTGGAGAGTGCATCTCTCCACGCTTGTGTTGCTGCTTTGTGTCTGGCTCGTTATCCGTCCCAcacgttttgtgttttttaagcaATCCTCCATTATTATAGTTACTCCTTTATACTTcagtgtatgtatagtatatcgCTGAATGGTGACTGAGCTGAGAGctgtttctcttttttcaatGTTAGCGCGGTTAACAACTGCGTTTGAAATTTCCGCCAATTACAGTAACTGGCTAATTTAGTGATCATTCTGCCTCCCTAGATAAGGCGCATGTTTTCTAACCATTAAGTATGTTATTTGGACACGTGGACTACTATATTCATACTATATAGCATCTCCGTATTTAAATGACCTTTACAATATACATGATTCTGaccaatttcttatatatttacggGATATTGAAGATAAATGAATCAGAGTGCATTTGAAATCGTGTAAAATCCTTGACTTTGACTATTTGAGTTATACTTTAGTGATAGTTTTCTCAAAGTTCTCAAACGTTTTCATCATTTaagatacattttcattttctttaaagagtATAATTAACTTCTACAATAAAAACAACCTGAATTAGTAATTGCAAGCGCCTTCAACACACTCAACTGAATAGCCACACGAATAGTTGCTGTAATCCAATTACCACCTTCGCTTACCAAGGGGCGGGGCATCACCGCTAACTTAGCGTGTGGCAGGTATAGTAATGGTAATTGTTATATACGTACACTATCAACAGCACTATCATCGCCACTAGTGAAACATAAGCTAATACCATTAAAACTGCCATCATTAATATTATCTACTActgtcatgtatatgtatatatgtgtgtgtgtatatatatatatatatatatatatatatatatatatatatatatatatatatatacgccatatTCACAAATGGATGACAATATTGTATCTTTTCAAAGTAAAGCCAGGATGCCACCACGCAAATACTTAGTGGTGATTAGTGCAATCTCAACAGATTCTTGTTATACCtgaaatttcatgatttttaaagcttgtttaatattttgaagtCCATTTCTGTATGATTAGACCTAGTACTAGTTTTAGGATAGAGTCTAACTGTAttcaaaagctatatatatatatatatatatatatatatatatatatatatatatatatatatatatatatacatactttatttttcactttcatgcatgctaaatgtttaataataatgtataattgcAACGATGCAGAGGTTTAACTGTTATTTCATCAATAATCACCAATAGACTAATGCAAATACTCAGCCTAGACTGGTGAGTCAGTACATAACTGGTATgcgattatttttatattctaaataagGTTTTGCAATACCTAGATATAGCCTAAACATTAAGAGATATCCTCAACTTGACCATATCAACGACAGTAGTACATTCCGTTTCGAGTTACGATTAGACCTAGTGCAGCTATAGGCTGACTACGACGGCATGAGAACCAtgagattcgaacaaggccatattaattaatgtaaaccATAACCTCCTCACTTTCccacgtttattttcaaaggaccCTTTCAAGAAATCTCACTGTGTATTCTCACTCTCGCCTCCTTCTTCTCTGCAGGTTTTCGTCGAGGCTGCTGCAATCACTAGAAAACATCAGCTCTaatggccttgttcgaatctctctcatcccatcTTAGACAGACTATAGCTTTAGGATAGAGCCTAAATGTATTCAAAAGATACGGTACACATTTCGTCCATGCTAAATTCCATTACTAATATTGCGTTCGTACAAAAGGAAAAGTGCTCGAAGTGAACCGAGAAGTTTAACTGATATTTCACTAGAATTGACACAAGCGCTACACGATTTGAAACTCAATATCTTATTCACAAAGTACCTGTTCAAATTTGAGACATCACGTaaattttttccatcattaatgATATTTCATAAAGGGCTATTAATAAATGGGTTAAAGATATGAAAGTACGATTGCCTTACTTCATAGAGGTAGGATATCTGGGAAATCGGCCACAAATTTTCTGCCACTCTCTCCAGGTAGTCAGGGCGATGGCCCAATTCTAAACAGGGCTGCTACTCTAAAATTTCATTTCCTCCTACCACTCGTGCTCATTTTCCCCTGCTTCCC
This region of Macrobrachium rosenbergii isolate ZJJX-2024 chromosome 39, ASM4041242v1, whole genome shotgun sequence genomic DNA includes:
- the LOC136825827 gene encoding uncharacterized protein — its product is MEADEWSRESLVREQKDDPEPDTKQQHKRGEMHSPPPRSRKSPVMGALDYFDKDCVRQEIMAFYERGEIPTIEKLLDKVKKPPLNFSGAYMSLLKLVKELGFRYKKVESGRKLLMESNDIVLARNKYLRLIDENRKSDSPRPEIYLDETWVNQNECVDKCWTLPDGIVGPRVKTGKGAIFIIVHAGGEYGFVPGGLLFFRSKNGNKGDYHDSMNHTCFLSWFQTQLLVNIPARSLIVLDNASYHSKILNKAPVSSSRKSDIVSWLTNHNIAHDPSYTKTELLHVVKQHKYLQEYEIGKIARDAGHEVLRLPPYHCEFNPIELIWAQVKNEVKKCNSNPNQTLTNVERITKRAIDRVTAEDWKSRMRHAREVEDIYRKRDIARDHLTEKLIINITSDSEESESDDE